The proteins below come from a single Thalassotalea ponticola genomic window:
- the napA gene encoding nitrate reductase catalytic subunit NapA has protein sequence MKLNRRQFIKANAAAVAAATAGITLPASASNLITSSDITKLKWDKAPCRFCGTGCSVNVATLDGKVVATHGDINSPVNKGLNCVKGYFLSKIMYGKDRLTQPMLRMKNGQYDKNGDFTPIEWDQALDIMAEKAKAALKKQGPNGVGMFGSGQWTIMEGYAAAKLFKAGFRSNNIDPNARHCMASAVVGFMRTFGIDEPMGCYDDIENADAFVLWGSNMAEMHPILWTRITDRRLSAPHVKVAVLSTYQHRSFELADNGMIFTPQTDLAILNYIANYIIQTGNVNKDFVNKHTRFKQGNTDIGYGLRPEHPLEKNAKNANDAGGAKDIDFNEFAKFVSTYTADYVSKLSGVSKESLESLAKMYADPDTKVTSFWTMGFNQHTRGVWANNLVYNIHLLTGKISTPGNSPFSLTGQPSACGTAREVGTFAHRLPADMVVMNADHRKKSEKIWKLPDGTINPKPGYHAVLQNRMLKDGKTNFYWVQVNNNMQAAANMNEEGYPGYRNPDNFIVVSDAYPTVTAQAADLILPTAMWIEKEGGYGNAERRTQLWYQQVPAPEGALSDLWQLVEFSKRFRVDEVWPSELIAKKPEYKNKTLYDVLFANGQVDKFSLDEIPDDRLNQEARHFGFYLQKGLFEEYAMFGRGKAHDLAPFDVYHQVRGLRWPVVDGKETLWRFKEGSDPYVEAGTDFQFYGHKDNRAIIFALPYEPPAEVPDNEFDMWLSTGRVLEHWHSGSMTQRVPELYKAVPDAVVYMHPEDAKKRSLRRGDIVKIVSRRGEVQTRVETRGRNKPPIGLVFMPWFDASRLVNKVTLDATDPMSKETDFKKCAVRIEKV, from the coding sequence ATGAAACTCAATCGTCGTCAATTTATCAAAGCAAATGCCGCCGCGGTGGCGGCGGCCACCGCTGGCATAACCCTACCGGCAAGTGCCTCTAATTTAATTACCAGTTCTGATATTACCAAATTAAAATGGGATAAAGCGCCATGTCGATTCTGTGGCACCGGTTGCAGTGTCAACGTGGCAACTCTCGACGGTAAAGTTGTGGCTACCCATGGTGATATCAACTCCCCTGTGAACAAAGGATTGAACTGCGTTAAAGGCTACTTTTTATCAAAGATCATGTACGGTAAAGACCGTCTTACTCAGCCGATGCTACGGATGAAAAACGGCCAGTACGATAAAAACGGCGACTTTACTCCGATTGAATGGGATCAGGCATTAGATATCATGGCTGAAAAAGCCAAAGCGGCGTTAAAGAAGCAAGGCCCTAACGGTGTTGGCATGTTTGGCTCTGGCCAGTGGACCATCATGGAGGGTTACGCCGCAGCCAAACTATTTAAGGCAGGGTTTCGCTCCAATAATATCGATCCCAATGCTCGCCACTGTATGGCGTCAGCGGTTGTCGGTTTTATGCGGACCTTTGGTATTGATGAACCTATGGGGTGTTATGATGACATTGAAAATGCGGATGCATTCGTACTCTGGGGCTCAAACATGGCCGAGATGCACCCGATCCTTTGGACGCGCATAACCGACCGCCGCCTCAGTGCCCCTCATGTAAAAGTGGCGGTGTTATCAACCTATCAACATCGCAGCTTTGAACTTGCCGACAACGGCATGATATTTACCCCGCAAACCGATTTGGCGATTCTCAACTACATCGCCAATTACATTATCCAAACAGGTAATGTAAACAAAGACTTTGTCAATAAACACACCCGGTTTAAACAAGGCAATACCGACATCGGTTACGGATTGCGTCCTGAGCATCCGTTGGAGAAAAATGCCAAAAACGCTAACGATGCCGGTGGAGCAAAAGATATCGACTTTAATGAGTTTGCCAAATTTGTCAGCACCTATACCGCCGACTACGTGTCAAAACTGTCCGGTGTGTCCAAAGAAAGCTTGGAAAGCTTAGCGAAAATGTATGCCGACCCAGACACCAAAGTGACGTCGTTTTGGACCATGGGTTTCAACCAACACACCCGCGGCGTTTGGGCCAATAACTTGGTTTACAATATTCACTTACTCACCGGCAAGATATCAACGCCTGGTAATAGTCCGTTTTCGCTCACCGGCCAACCTTCGGCGTGTGGTACGGCTAGAGAAGTTGGTACCTTTGCTCATCGACTACCGGCAGACATGGTGGTGATGAATGCTGACCACCGCAAGAAATCTGAAAAAATTTGGAAGCTGCCCGACGGCACCATCAACCCCAAGCCGGGCTATCATGCGGTGCTGCAAAATCGCATGCTCAAAGACGGCAAAACCAACTTCTACTGGGTACAAGTGAATAACAACATGCAAGCAGCGGCCAATATGAATGAAGAGGGTTATCCAGGCTATCGCAACCCTGATAACTTCATTGTGGTCTCCGATGCCTACCCAACCGTAACGGCTCAGGCTGCAGATTTGATTTTACCAACGGCAATGTGGATAGAAAAAGAAGGCGGATACGGCAATGCCGAGCGCCGTACTCAACTGTGGTATCAACAAGTGCCGGCTCCCGAAGGCGCTTTGTCTGACTTGTGGCAATTAGTTGAGTTTTCAAAACGCTTTAGGGTGGATGAAGTGTGGCCCAGTGAGCTAATCGCCAAGAAACCCGAGTACAAGAATAAAACCTTGTACGATGTACTCTTTGCCAATGGCCAAGTGGACAAGTTTTCACTGGATGAAATTCCCGACGATCGCCTTAATCAAGAGGCGCGTCACTTTGGCTTCTACTTGCAAAAAGGCTTATTTGAAGAATACGCCATGTTTGGCCGAGGCAAAGCCCATGATTTAGCCCCGTTTGACGTTTATCATCAGGTGCGAGGACTGCGCTGGCCTGTGGTGGATGGCAAAGAAACCCTGTGGCGTTTTAAAGAAGGCAGTGACCCATACGTAGAAGCGGGTACAGACTTTCAATTTTACGGTCACAAAGATAATCGCGCGATTATTTTTGCCCTACCTTATGAGCCGCCGGCCGAAGTACCCGATAATGAATTCGATATGTGGCTATCTACCGGACGAGTGCTAGAACACTGGCATTCAGGTTCGATGACTCAACGCGTACCCGAGCTGTATAAAGCGGTTCCGGATGCCGTGGTTTACATGCACCCTGAAGATGCTAAAAAGCGCAGTTTGCGCCGTGGTGATATCGTCAAAATTGTTTCTCGTCGCGGTGAAGTACAAACGCGCGTTGAAACTCGAGGTCGCAACAAACCGCCAATCGGACTTGTGTTTATGCCTTGGTTTGACGCGAGTCGCTTGGTCAACAAGGTGACCTTAGATGCAACCGATCCAATGTCAAAAGAAACCGACTTTAAAAAGTGCGCAGTTCGCATCGAAAAAGTTTAA
- a CDS encoding chaperone NapD, with protein sequence MTDVEQIAQPKEYHVASFIGLIDMTQQHTVMQSIESTPGAEIHAHNEQGKVVFTIEADNQGVIGQLADQLKLAPGILSLSPVYHQYIEE encoded by the coding sequence ATGACTGATGTTGAGCAAATCGCCCAACCTAAAGAATACCACGTGGCGAGTTTTATCGGTTTGATCGACATGACTCAACAGCACACTGTTATGCAGTCTATTGAATCAACGCCCGGTGCAGAAATTCACGCCCACAACGAACAAGGTAAAGTGGTGTTTACCATTGAAGCTGATAACCAGGGCGTTATCGGTCAACTCGCCGATCAACTAAAATTGGCTCCCGGTATACTCAGCCTTTCGCCGGTTTACCATCAATATATCGAAGAATAG
- the napF gene encoding ferredoxin-type protein NapF — protein sequence MNQIASSTNLSRRNFLRGKATRASSSLRLPWVKSEEVFTSGCTQCGDCLDACEQNILVKDADGFVKVDFSLGECTFCRDCLLVCQQPLFRSTEEPAWFAHLNIKDNCLAKQNIYCQSCQDSCDTQAISFRYHSAIPTPQVAQADCTVCGACIAMCPSQSLELIALNQEVADD from the coding sequence ATGAACCAAATAGCATCATCGACTAACCTCTCTCGGCGAAATTTCCTCCGCGGCAAAGCAACAAGGGCCAGTTCATCACTTAGGTTGCCTTGGGTGAAAAGCGAAGAGGTATTTACAAGTGGCTGCACCCAATGTGGTGATTGCTTAGACGCTTGTGAGCAAAACATTTTAGTAAAAGACGCTGACGGCTTTGTCAAAGTCGACTTTAGTTTAGGCGAGTGTACGTTTTGTCGCGACTGTCTCTTGGTATGCCAACAACCTCTGTTCCGCTCAACGGAAGAGCCTGCTTGGTTCGCCCACTTAAATATAAAAGACAACTGCCTAGCCAAACAAAATATTTATTGTCAAAGCTGTCAAGACAGCTGTGATACTCAAGCGATAAGTTTTCGTTACCACAGCGCGATTCCAACGCCACAAGTTGCTCAAGCAGACTGTACCGTATGCGGAGCGTGTATTGCGATGTGCCCAAGCCAATCGTTAGAACTTATAGCCCTAAATCAGGAGGTCGCTGATGACTGA
- the napE gene encoding periplasmic nitrate reductase, NapE protein — translation MTQHVDPQAQKRDERNTFIFLAVFLAPILAVIIVATLGFGIWISQMIFGPPGIS, via the coding sequence ATGACTCAGCACGTAGATCCACAAGCGCAAAAACGAGATGAGCGTAATACCTTTATCTTTTTAGCCGTTTTTCTTGCCCCCATATTGGCCGTCATTATCGTTGCCACCTTGGGCTTTGGTATTTGGATATCTCAAATGATATTTGGTCCGCCAGGAATCAGTTAA
- a CDS encoding tRNA(Met) cytidine acetyltransferase TmcA, with translation MGTLKATLRQRISERLSQLTASQQRGALILVGDAAWLNQQILILRQAFADKQLLTFAIDDGDDNRNYRHKLGREYQCLIFNGASLELGQPSFHVDAFTALSGTLIASSLAVILLTPEQQQSSLFIKRMLTKASAFSEIDIVRQADTNEHLDGEQTTTEKAEQATTTNAECDFFYAPQPEQITPSVLADNAAFDISSLSKTTEQHQAVEAVLRVASRRTMPLVITADRGRGKSSALAIASAKLLLEANNRIIVCAPHPQSLQIYYQQLQRMIPDLRRHNHRLSRDSSSVEFVPIDVLIKQTQSASVILVDEAAGFPVPLLVELANKYQRLVFSSTVHGYEGAGRGFSQKFLPTLGQPGEHFRHLHLAQPIRWRHDDQLERYCFDSFLLDAKLTTDTAANANPQQLCFKVLSALSLYQNEALLRQVFSLLVCAHYQTKPSDLKLLLDDEHVHLVVAIYQDTVCGVCLMLSEGELDSDLVEQIKQGKRRPKGHLIPQSLLVHGGYSDAFSYRYLRISRVAVLPAWQNQGIGSALLAYCHQYAHQEGVDFLATSFGVNPPLLAFWYRNGYAMARLGFVADKASGEHSAMMLKPLSRRSSAFFSQLNQQFYRNLEFYLSSEYQQLNTELVWAMYRAKPSDNIDTLSVYDEQLVAGYVANTMQYSTCAPSLKRWLSVHIKHLDRCAQERLNQSEKAILVLSLWQRHGVADIVDALSLQGKKAYRQALWSAFNKVYKLCKRQ, from the coding sequence ATGGGAACTTTGAAGGCTACTTTGAGACAACGGATCAGCGAGCGCTTATCACAACTAACGGCCAGTCAACAGCGAGGTGCGTTGATCTTAGTCGGTGACGCCGCTTGGCTTAACCAACAAATTCTCATATTGCGTCAAGCGTTTGCCGATAAACAACTGCTGACGTTTGCCATTGATGACGGCGACGATAACCGAAACTACCGCCATAAATTAGGGCGAGAATATCAGTGTTTAATTTTTAACGGCGCTTCTTTGGAGTTAGGGCAGCCGTCGTTTCACGTTGACGCTTTTACCGCTTTATCTGGCACGTTAATCGCATCGTCTTTAGCGGTCATCTTATTGACGCCAGAACAACAGCAATCGAGTCTGTTTATCAAACGCATGCTTACTAAAGCGAGTGCATTTAGCGAAATTGATATCGTCCGTCAAGCTGACACAAATGAGCATTTAGATGGCGAGCAAACGACAACAGAAAAAGCCGAGCAGGCAACGACAACTAACGCCGAATGCGATTTTTTCTACGCGCCACAGCCAGAGCAAATAACGCCCTCTGTGTTAGCTGATAACGCTGCATTCGATATCTCATCGTTGAGTAAAACAACAGAGCAGCATCAGGCGGTAGAAGCCGTGTTGCGAGTTGCCTCAAGGCGGACAATGCCGTTGGTGATCACCGCCGATAGGGGACGGGGCAAGTCATCGGCACTTGCCATCGCCAGCGCCAAATTATTACTGGAGGCGAATAATCGCATTATCGTTTGCGCACCGCACCCACAAAGCTTGCAAATATACTATCAACAACTGCAGCGAATGATTCCTGACTTACGTCGACACAATCACCGACTTAGCCGTGACAGCTCGAGTGTTGAATTTGTTCCGATTGACGTGTTGATAAAGCAGACGCAGAGTGCATCGGTTATCCTAGTTGATGAGGCGGCCGGCTTCCCAGTCCCGCTATTGGTTGAACTCGCCAATAAATATCAGCGTTTGGTTTTTTCATCGACTGTGCATGGTTACGAAGGTGCAGGTCGAGGCTTCAGTCAAAAGTTTTTGCCAACGCTTGGTCAACCTGGAGAGCATTTTCGTCATTTGCATTTGGCTCAACCGATTCGCTGGCGCCATGATGATCAACTTGAGCGCTATTGTTTTGACAGTTTTTTACTCGACGCCAAGTTGACTACTGATACGGCGGCTAACGCAAACCCGCAACAGCTTTGCTTTAAGGTTTTATCGGCTCTCAGCTTGTATCAAAATGAAGCATTGCTCAGGCAAGTGTTCTCATTGTTGGTCTGTGCGCATTACCAAACCAAGCCGAGTGATTTGAAGTTGTTACTCGATGATGAGCACGTGCATCTGGTTGTGGCCATATATCAAGACACCGTATGTGGCGTGTGTTTGATGTTAAGTGAAGGTGAGTTAGACAGCGACTTAGTCGAGCAAATAAAGCAGGGTAAGCGTCGCCCGAAAGGCCACTTAATACCTCAGTCACTGCTTGTCCACGGAGGCTATAGTGATGCGTTTTCGTATCGCTATTTACGCATCTCTCGGGTCGCTGTGTTGCCTGCATGGCAAAACCAAGGAATTGGCTCTGCCTTGTTGGCCTATTGTCATCAATACGCCCATCAAGAAGGTGTCGATTTTCTTGCCACAAGTTTTGGCGTGAACCCGCCGTTGTTGGCGTTTTGGTATCGCAACGGCTACGCCATGGCACGTCTTGGTTTTGTCGCCGATAAGGCCAGTGGTGAACACTCGGCGATGATGTTAAAGCCGTTATCGCGTCGCAGTTCGGCGTTTTTTAGCCAGTTAAATCAACAGTTTTATCGCAACCTAGAGTTTTATTTAAGCAGTGAATATCAACAACTTAACACCGAATTGGTATGGGCTATGTATAGAGCAAAACCAAGTGATAACATCGATACACTCAGCGTTTACGACGAGCAGTTGGTAGCTGGATACGTCGCTAATACAATGCAATACAGTACCTGTGCACCAAGTCTAAAGCGTTGGCTAAGTGTGCATATTAAGCACCTCGACCGATGCGCTCAAGAGCGATTGAATCAGAGTGAAAAAGCCATTTTAGTACTCAGTTTATGGCAACGGCATGGGGTAGCCGATATCGTCGATGCATTATCGTTGCAAGGCAAAAAGGCTTATCGTCAAGCGCTTTGGAGCGCATTCAATAAAGTGTATAAACTGTGCAAACGCCAGTGA
- a CDS encoding ABC transporter ATP-binding protein — translation MNAILNIVELRKHYGKVTAVDGINFRVEKGQCFGLLGPNGAGKTTTIELMEGLIKPDAGHVEYVNSSGRPINEIIGIQFQQTALPDLLNVRETLTLFASFYQTTLPLSTLIQLCQLEEFIDRDTRTLSGGQRQRLLLALALVNDPQIIFLDEPTTGLDPQSRRQFWQLIRHVKQQGRTVILTTHYMDEAQQLCDYIAIMDRGKIIERGAPDALLAKHFNQCFIYLPMNNVDPELVVQRGWSRVNNRVEIVTDNVEQTVSDLLQQGVVLTGLHIKSANLDDLFLKLTGHTLGESDG, via the coding sequence ATGAATGCGATATTAAACATTGTTGAGTTGCGCAAGCACTATGGTAAGGTCACCGCCGTTGATGGTATTAACTTTCGCGTTGAAAAAGGCCAATGCTTTGGTTTGCTCGGCCCCAATGGTGCCGGAAAAACTACCACCATCGAGCTGATGGAAGGGCTGATTAAACCAGACGCTGGTCACGTCGAGTATGTTAATAGCAGCGGACGTCCAATCAATGAAATTATCGGTATTCAGTTTCAGCAAACAGCGTTGCCAGACTTACTCAACGTACGCGAGACTCTGACACTTTTTGCCAGTTTCTATCAAACCACCCTACCGCTTTCGACCCTGATCCAACTGTGTCAACTCGAAGAGTTTATCGATCGCGATACGCGCACCTTATCAGGTGGTCAGCGCCAGCGTTTGTTGTTGGCTCTGGCCTTGGTTAACGATCCGCAAATTATTTTTCTAGACGAACCGACAACGGGTCTCGATCCTCAATCGCGTCGACAGTTTTGGCAACTGATTCGCCACGTTAAACAACAAGGTCGAACGGTTATTTTGACAACCCACTATATGGATGAAGCACAACAATTGTGTGACTACATAGCAATTATGGATCGAGGTAAAATTATCGAGCGAGGAGCCCCTGACGCCTTGTTGGCTAAGCACTTTAACCAGTGTTTTATTTATTTACCAATGAATAATGTCGACCCTGAACTCGTTGTGCAGCGCGGCTGGTCTCGGGTTAATAACCGGGTTGAAATTGTCACCGACAATGTAGAGCAAACGGTGAGTGATCTGCTGCAGCAAGGTGTTGTGTTGACCGGTCTGCACATCAAGTCGGCGAACCTTGACGACTTGTTCTTAAAGCTCACCGGTCATACGCTAGGGGAGAGTGATGGTTAA
- a CDS encoding ABC transporter permease has product MVKWARLWAVFKARNLEFFRDKSSLAWNLLFPVLLLTVFAVSFSDQERGVYKVGVIGTTQPPHAFLDTRFITFVPYQDKQKAIVKLEQHELDLLLDFVDTSYWVNELSAKSYLVEKIFVGDSQGFIRYATQGKAIRYVDWVLPGILAMNMMFSSLFGVGYAIVRYRKNAVLKRLKATPLSALEFVGAQLLSRLCIVLTMAIVVYVGCNWLFNFIMLGSYLDLLILAMVGALSLISLGLLIATRSKSEELVGGLLNLATWPMMLLSGVWFSLEGAPAWIKWVAEALPLTHLVRAGRQIMTEGATLLDISASLIWLVIFSAICLVLSALLFNWQSER; this is encoded by the coding sequence ATGGTTAAGTGGGCACGGCTATGGGCCGTTTTCAAAGCGCGCAATCTTGAATTTTTTCGCGACAAATCGTCGCTGGCGTGGAATTTACTGTTTCCGGTGTTGTTACTGACCGTATTTGCGGTCAGTTTTTCTGATCAAGAGCGCGGGGTTTACAAGGTCGGAGTCATTGGTACTACGCAGCCACCGCATGCCTTTTTAGACACTCGCTTTATTACCTTCGTACCGTATCAAGACAAGCAAAAAGCGATTGTAAAACTCGAGCAACACGAACTCGATCTACTGCTTGATTTTGTTGATACCAGTTACTGGGTAAACGAATTGTCGGCGAAAAGTTACCTCGTTGAAAAGATCTTTGTCGGTGACAGCCAAGGGTTTATTCGTTACGCCACACAAGGTAAAGCCATTCGCTACGTCGATTGGGTATTGCCCGGTATCTTGGCGATGAATATGATGTTCTCCAGTTTATTTGGCGTCGGTTATGCGATTGTTCGATATCGCAAAAATGCGGTGCTTAAACGCTTGAAGGCAACGCCGTTATCGGCACTTGAGTTTGTTGGGGCTCAGTTGTTGTCGCGATTGTGTATTGTGTTAACCATGGCCATAGTCGTTTATGTTGGCTGTAATTGGTTGTTTAATTTTATTATGTTAGGGAGTTATCTCGACTTACTGATACTGGCTATGGTCGGCGCGTTAAGTTTGATCAGTCTTGGCTTGCTCATTGCCACGCGCAGTAAATCTGAAGAGTTAGTCGGTGGTTTATTAAACCTCGCCACTTGGCCGATGATGTTGCTATCTGGGGTGTGGTTTTCCTTGGAGGGGGCACCGGCTTGGATTAAGTGGGTGGCAGAAGCGTTGCCATTAACCCATTTAGTGCGCGCCGGACGACAAATTATGACCGAAGGGGCGACTCTATTGGACATTAGTGCTTCACTGATATGGCTAGTGATATTTTCCGCAATCTGCTTGGTGTTAAGTGCATTGCTGTTCAACTGGCAGAGTGAACGTTAA
- a CDS encoding S8 family serine peptidase, with protein MKNIVSKLILPTIAMLSLTTTQAVADSYLVIAKGAGSKSTEKVVKQVNKLGAKITDVIEEAGVVVIDADANDISAIADVLAVIPNVKIQMTKPSERIAVQAANPPNSGDDDFFFDRQWGHDAVNAPEAWKAGVKGKGARVAVLDGGFSINHPDIADNVIDYADMTGEGIAYAPNDDDPSGIFSHGMHVAGTIAAADNGYGVIGVAPEAELLLVKVLGNIGSGSFADVLNGIIFATNYGDVDIINMSLGADIPQGLGIGSDGVAALRVAFNRVFSYAYSNGISIFVSAGNDGRDLDTDKSMVVFPADMAHAISISATGPEGWGADPSTNLDTQAVYTNYGRSSIDFSAPGGDYELLFSNPALGFSPCTVAGATRPCYVWDFVFSSGSDVGGIWYYWSVGTSMAAPHAAGVAALIVSENGGSMHPAKLKAEMQKRADDLAQPGKDKVHGMGRVSSGY; from the coding sequence ATGAAAAACATCGTTTCAAAACTCATCTTACCTACCATAGCCATGTTGTCGTTGACAACAACTCAAGCAGTTGCTGATTCCTACTTAGTTATCGCCAAAGGCGCTGGTAGTAAGTCGACTGAAAAAGTGGTAAAACAAGTCAATAAACTGGGTGCCAAGATCACCGATGTCATTGAAGAAGCGGGGGTTGTGGTCATCGATGCCGACGCCAATGATATCTCAGCCATTGCCGATGTACTCGCTGTTATTCCCAACGTCAAGATTCAAATGACCAAACCAAGTGAGCGCATTGCCGTGCAGGCAGCAAATCCTCCTAACAGCGGTGATGATGACTTTTTTTTCGACCGTCAATGGGGTCATGACGCAGTGAACGCACCTGAGGCATGGAAAGCTGGCGTCAAAGGCAAAGGAGCCCGCGTTGCCGTACTTGACGGTGGCTTTAGTATCAACCACCCCGACATTGCAGACAATGTGATTGACTATGCCGATATGACCGGTGAAGGTATTGCCTATGCGCCAAATGACGATGACCCAAGCGGTATCTTCAGTCACGGTATGCATGTCGCCGGTACCATAGCGGCAGCTGATAATGGCTATGGCGTTATTGGTGTTGCCCCTGAAGCGGAATTATTGCTGGTCAAAGTACTCGGTAATATCGGTAGTGGTTCATTTGCTGATGTGTTAAACGGCATCATTTTCGCCACCAACTATGGTGACGTTGATATCATTAATATGAGCCTAGGGGCAGATATTCCGCAGGGGTTAGGTATTGGCTCTGATGGTGTGGCCGCGCTGCGCGTTGCCTTTAACCGCGTATTTAGCTATGCCTATAGCAATGGTATCAGTATTTTTGTGTCTGCGGGTAATGACGGTCGCGATCTCGATACAGACAAGAGTATGGTGGTATTTCCAGCGGATATGGCACATGCCATTTCTATTAGCGCAACCGGACCTGAAGGTTGGGGCGCCGATCCGTCTACCAACTTAGATACGCAAGCAGTCTATACCAACTACGGTCGCAGCAGTATTGATTTTTCAGCGCCTGGTGGCGACTATGAACTGTTGTTTAGCAACCCAGCGCTCGGCTTCAGTCCTTGTACCGTAGCTGGGGCAACTCGTCCTTGCTATGTATGGGATTTTGTTTTTAGCTCTGGTAGCGACGTCGGTGGTATTTGGTATTACTGGTCGGTGGGTACGAGTATGGCAGCACCGCATGCCGCGGGCGTAGCAGCACTTATTGTCAGCGAAAACGGTGGTAGCATGCATCCAGCAAAACTAAAAGCTGAGATGCAAAAACGCGCTGATGACTTAGCGCAACCTGGCAAAGACAAAGTACACGGCATGGGTCGCGTTAGCTCCGGCTACTAA
- a CDS encoding ketoacyl-ACP synthase III, with protein MQYAEITGWGKYTPPSVLTNDQLATFIDTSDEWISSRTGIKERRISHINTAEMATLAAKQALARAGLLAEDIDMIVVATCSPDLLVPNTASKVQQLLGSNHAACYDLSAACSGFLYALQSATAQIRMGMANKALVIGAERMSWFMNWSKRDTAVLFGDGAGAVVLEASENKSGLLASKIGCDSSARDILKVSNFGTDMDRYVNPPGPLEIAFQGPDIFKRAVRGMGGATQAVLKAAKLSVDDVDVLVPHQANARIIETLQQHLKVADDKVMVNIDKYGNTSAATIPIALCEAVEQGLIEPGSNIMSAAFGAGLTWAAAYIKWGERTTPLSDYEQQEQDCDKNAMELTRIAREHCLAASASES; from the coding sequence ATGCAATATGCTGAAATTACTGGATGGGGAAAATATACGCCCCCCAGTGTATTAACAAATGATCAACTTGCGACTTTTATCGACACCAGCGATGAGTGGATTTCTTCGCGTACCGGTATAAAAGAGCGTCGCATATCACATATCAATACCGCCGAAATGGCAACCCTTGCTGCCAAACAAGCACTGGCGCGCGCAGGCTTGCTAGCAGAAGATATTGATATGATCGTTGTCGCCACTTGCTCACCAGATTTGTTGGTGCCTAATACGGCGTCAAAAGTGCAACAGTTACTCGGCTCAAATCACGCTGCCTGTTACGATCTAAGCGCCGCTTGTTCGGGGTTCCTGTATGCCCTTCAATCGGCTACCGCTCAAATTCGCATGGGTATGGCTAACAAGGCACTGGTCATTGGTGCTGAGCGAATGTCTTGGTTTATGAACTGGAGTAAACGAGATACGGCAGTTTTATTTGGCGATGGTGCCGGTGCCGTGGTTCTAGAAGCCAGCGAAAATAAAAGTGGCTTGTTGGCGTCTAAAATTGGTTGCGATTCATCAGCTCGAGACATTTTAAAAGTCAGTAACTTTGGTACGGATATGGATAGATATGTCAATCCGCCAGGGCCACTAGAGATTGCCTTTCAGGGGCCAGATATTTTCAAACGCGCAGTGCGAGGCATGGGCGGTGCAACCCAAGCGGTGCTCAAAGCAGCAAAATTATCTGTTGACGATGTGGATGTGTTAGTACCACACCAAGCCAATGCTCGCATCATCGAGACGCTACAACAACACTTAAAAGTTGCCGACGATAAAGTCATGGTTAATATTGATAAATACGGTAATACTTCAGCTGCAACAATCCCTATAGCCCTGTGTGAAGCGGTTGAACAAGGCCTCATTGAACCAGGTTCGAATATTATGTCGGCGGCATTTGGCGCCGGTTTAACTTGGGCGGCAGCGTACATCAAGTGGGGTGAGCGCACCACGCCGTTAAGCGACTATGAGCAACAAGAGCAAGACTGTGATAAAAATGCCATGGAGCTAACGCGTATTGCCAGAGAGCACTGTTTAGCGGCAAGTGCTTCAGAAAGCTAG
- a CDS encoding hemolysin III family protein — translation MNQNSSPAIAAPYSFAEELVNAITHGVGALLSVAALTLMVMVANNAIELTSAIIYGSSMILLFLASTLYHAIAHTPTKQVLKTLDHCAIYLLIAGTYTPFMLISLKGAWGYALLSVVWTLAIIGISFKLIFKQRFPKVSLLTYLAMGWLVVIAAPKMINSVAYGGLVLLASGGVAYTLGAVFYAYKKIPFNHAIWHLFVLAGSICHFLAVYLYVIN, via the coding sequence ATGAACCAGAACTCTTCTCCAGCAATAGCAGCACCGTATTCCTTCGCCGAAGAATTAGTCAACGCTATAACTCATGGTGTAGGTGCCTTATTAAGTGTGGCGGCATTAACACTAATGGTTATGGTGGCCAATAACGCCATCGAATTAACCAGCGCCATTATCTATGGCAGCTCGATGATATTGCTATTTTTAGCATCCACACTCTATCACGCCATAGCTCATACTCCGACTAAGCAAGTATTAAAAACCCTCGATCACTGTGCCATTTATCTGCTCATCGCAGGAACATACACGCCTTTTATGTTAATTAGTTTAAAAGGTGCATGGGGCTATGCATTGCTGTCTGTGGTCTGGACATTAGCGATAATCGGTATTAGCTTTAAGCTCATATTCAAACAACGCTTTCCCAAGGTGTCATTGCTGACCTATTTAGCAATGGGTTGGTTAGTGGTAATTGCCGCGCCCAAAATGATTAACAGTGTCGCTTATGGCGGTTTAGTGTTGCTGGCGAGCGGTGGTGTTGCCTATACCCTAGGCGCGGTATTTTACGCGTATAAAAAAATACCGTTTAATCACGCAATATGGCACCTGTTTGTGCTTGCTGGCAGTATTTGCCACTTCTTGGCGGTGTACTTATACGTTATTAATTAG